A segment of the Cololabis saira isolate AMF1-May2022 chromosome 3, fColSai1.1, whole genome shotgun sequence genome:
TTCGGAGATTAGCCATCCCTCCCACAGACACAAAGAAAGATAGTTAGAGAGATAGTGAAGTGACGAAGTACAGGACAACAAACAGACACACTTCCTCCTATCTCGGCCTGTCACCGTGTCAGCCTTCGCCACAGCCGCTCAGTGTCACGCCGAGGCATCTGGCTGGCTCTGTCACACTTCTGTTCTGAGCGCAAGAAAGCTCAGGCCAGGAGCATCAAAGTATGACTGACTTGAAAGCTCGGATCTGAATGTTACCATGCACGAGCATGCATATAACAAAGGCTTTcacacataaacacatgcaCGGAGGACAATCTGTGCAATTCAGACGGTTCGGCTGGCTTTGTAGACGGCATCTGTTCTGCGCACTGTCATCCTCCCTTTGCACCCCACCCTCCGTGACAGGTGGAGGGGATTCAGACTCGCAGGCTGAGGAGCCACACACAAGTCACTGACACATGGtttgcttacacacacacacaccaaacacacacacacacacacacacctgctgtgGGGCCGGGCTACAGTGTCCTGTGGTGCCAGGAAGGCTGGGCGGCACGCTGCGTGTTTACACCACCTGCTTTCAAGGCAAGCACAAGATGAGGGATTAGAGCTGACGGCATGCAGATGAACAGCAGCACACGTAGCAGGCACGCAGGTAAAACCTTTAAACTGTCCACTATTTTCTTTCTGAATAAAACAGCAAACGCACCCATCAAACAGCTGCTCACACCAGACTTCTTTTATGAGTTTTCTTACTGAAACGTAATGCAGTGGGCTGCAGCTCCGCTCTTTCCTGAAACAATTGCGACCTTTTGGCCTCaggctttttttaaacaaaccttCTTGCAGGCAAGGTCAAACCTTTCCCACCTACATTAAGAACACCTTAAGAGCCCTCAAGACTAGATCTATTGTCCCATACCGTCACAATCCATAACGTAAagcgaaagaaaaaaagatcttcctaaaggaaattgattgattgatttcaatatttatacaaataaatGAGAACTTAGATTTGAGTTTACAAGaactgagaaaaaagacgagatCATTGTTTTGATAAGAAAACGCAGCAGTTTACGAGAAAGGCTttgtgtgcagcagcagcaggaagtgCTGATGTTATCTCCACTCGGCCCAAGTCATCTAAACCTGCTTCCACAACTCTGGTGACTGGCTCTGGCAGGACTCAGGAAATGCTGGGAAACTTTCTGGGGAACGTCATGTCATTTTTCCGAAAACACGCCACGGGGCATAAGGCTGTGGGGTTGACAATGTCTGCAGGCTCGCCTGATAGTGCTTCTATTTGAAGagactggagcagcagcagagacatTTCTTAGTTATCTGCCACATCCAACCCCGCTGAGGTGGCAGGCAGGTCGGCAGCCATTCTCAGTGTGATCAAGCTGAGCTGCCAAAGAACTGGGAGACTGAGAAGGTGCAGCCGccacaacacaaacacaaacacacacacacacacacacacacacacacacgcaaaaaaaaagaaaaacacttggATGTGCATTTGTTAAATGAGGTAATTGCTGAACAACAGAAGCTGACATTGTGAAGTAAGCTGATAATTATGCTGCACACAATGACACATTGGTGCACAAACAAGGTGATTGACTGGAGGTAGAATtgctaggaaaaaaaaaggtaaatactATCTTTGAATGCAGACAAGCACGTTCATGCACACAGctgaacagcaggaagtcaggcAGATTCCACACATTTTCTATCCATCACTCAAGGACacgttcctcctcctctcctctaaaTTACAGGTTAGGATGAAACGCATGATATAAACAAGGGACTGAGGGGGGAAGAGAGGGAATGGATAAAGGAGAATGCAATGATGGGTTCAGGTGTTCAGGAACAGCTGTTTCCAACCAAAAACAGAAGGGAGCGGGGACATGAAGATGAATATATATGCGTGTATAAACAAACATACTCTTGGTCCTGCAGATTATTTAATAGAGATGTGCAGAATAACTTATGACTGACACGAGGAAGGAGGACAGATGCCCACTCGGATCAGCACATAATCCATTGTTTGTCATCTACACAAATACAGTGCGAAACAGCCCCGCAGTTGACAGCTATTCAGTGCTATCTTGTATACTCAGGACTCCACTGAGCTCACTTGCACACAGGCGGCCAAGTCCAAGTGACGTTGGGGAGTAGCGTACGGTTGCAGAGCTCCTCATTTAGACACAGAGCTCATATGAAAGGAATGTGCATCATTACTAACGGGACAAATGTAAACTGCATTACCAACAACACCCGACTGCTAGCTGTGGGCCAGTTGAATGACATTTGGAAGGAGGTCAGGGAAGAATAAGCAGTTTGATGCTTGCACAATGCTGACCCAACAAAGATGTCAGTGAACATTTaagaaatgtttttatgtattaataCTCAAAATCAATGTGGGAAAGTAATGAAAAGTATCCCTCAAAACTACTGGTACCCTTTACAAAATTCCATGAGGGAATTTTCTAAAAACACCAACTATTTTTAGAGGTTAGTTTTAAATGCTTATGCTTTCAGCAATTTCCAAGTTAACCTGATGACCTCACCAGTGTGTGTAGGTGACACATTTCATAGGTTCTGGCACCCTCTGCAGGATTTCAGATGTACAGCTACACCAGTTGATTCTTGGAGTCTAAGTGTTGTGCAACATTATTTGAAAATTGACCACATAAAACAGCACTATTTGAAACTGAAAGGAAAAGAATAATTACTATTTTTGAACAGAATATAGCTATATTaaggaaacatttaaaaatgccCTAGTACAAATTAGACTAACTGCAACTTCGCTTTAAGTAACAATGTACACACtatttgttttcaaaaataaagtcttCACAGTAACTTGGTTGAATGTTAGTTTTACATTCAGTTGTGGCgtggaagcaaaaaaaaaaaaaaatgcttgtttTGATCTCTTGGTGGCACTGTGGGTGCAAGTGAATCTACTGAATAATGACATCATTCTGCAAGTGTAATGTGCTGCTGATGGAGACATTTTCATCCGCCTTCATTTCTAAATACTTGTCATCACAGATCAATCTGTTCCAGGGGGACATACATCCAAGACATGAACACAGCGGCTAGAACAAAGGCCAGCCGTGGCTGGGAGAGGAGCCGTGTAACAGTGGAGTGTCTGCCCACTGATGAGAAGCTGCACTGGCTCCACGGCTCTCAGAAAACCTTTTCAGAATGCCAAGTGAAACAAGAATTCACCTTTTTCTAATATGAGGATGTGAAGAAAGGAAGTAATTCAGTACCCTATAGAGGAAATGACATTTAAACTACACACCAGATTAATTCACAAAAGCCTGCAATCAGGACGAGGACCCTCTTTTACATCAGTCATATCGGCTGAGAAACTACCAATGACTGAAAATGATAGATCTATAATTTAAGCCCTTTCATTCAAACTGAAgatcatatataaaaaaatatacatcATGGTATTAATGaccacaaaagaaaacaaagctcTAGACTTTTTCcaaaaaatgatttattaaGCAGTTTTCTTGTTTGCAGCTGCAACCTGTggaggacaaaaaagaaaaggaatatTAAATGTTTTGTTCCTGAAATTAAGTTATACATTTTAACATTGTTTAAGCCATTCAAGGTTTACATATTTCACCATTTGCAAAAGCGCTTCAAAAGTACACAACTCATGACGATAAGATACTGTCAAATTGTAAATTTTACAAAGTGGGTAATATAatttccaaaacaaaaaaaacctttagtTATTTAGCCTAACTTGGGAGAAAATGCATGACTAAAATGCCAACCGAAGCTACAGCACAAGAGGTATTGAAGAAGTGGTAATGAAGCCACGCATATTTGTTTTATGCAGCCGAAAAGCCGCACCAAGCCCAGGTCTCTTCATCTGCATACTTCTCATTAATATGAGTAAACAAGGAAACTGGGGCCGTACACAGACTCGCAAACCAATTCCCTCCTCCCGTTTACCCTTTCTACAATTGGTTCATCAAAACAATGCTGCTTCTTCTGATTTTTAACAAGGCCCAGCTTTGAGTTGTTGGTAGCAAAGACTAATATTTTCAGGTGCATACAAGATGCAGACAGATTTTAGCTGGCAAAAGAAAGCTTGCAACAAGATCAATGTCATATAAAGTCTTGCAGGACCAACTGTCGCAAGGTTCATCTATTTCTacatagaaataaaaacaagagcTTATTCAGTTTTTCAGATTACAAAACAACAAGTTTGCCACCCAGTTTGAAACTGGAACAACATTTAACAGCTAGGGAACCCAACACCAGAGCATTTACATTATAATAATGCATGGGGGGGTACTGGTTAAGACTTCAAAAAGACCAAAccgataaatcaataaaatttgaGTTAAAAACTGATTAGCATCGAAGAACCACAATTATAGCCAGTATCTGCAATTTTTTGCGCAACTACACATGTTTCAGTCAGATAACATTCAAGAGAATAATTTCATCCACAACATGTACAATAGGGCTGTCAAAATGATGTTCGAATACTCCCTCTAAAAAACATTCAAACTATTCCAACATCTGGTTGCGGATCTTGTCAACAGGACAAAGTAATACAAAGAGACATAACTACTTGCATAAGTCGTTTTAAGTTTAAACATATTACAAAAACCAGTACAACTAATAACCAAGACTGCAGACCTCACTCTTGCTCTCTCGCATTACGGTTTAAACGAACAACAAATGGCTATATAAAAACAGACATTGAATGCTCTGAGCGCGCTGTGGTGAACATGGAACGATAATCAAACCAGTGAAGGCCTGTGGTGCATGAAACTGCTGCGTCTAACCTCGCTTATTCATGCAATATCTATTTAGTCAGGACAGTAGCCTACACTACACAGTCGGGCCTACAGCAatcttgttcttgtttttctgcCAAGATGTTTAAAAAAGGATAATTTGCAGTCTTCCTCCTGATTAGAATACATTTATTCCTCACCTGTCCAGCAATTCTGTCCAGGTCTCTGGTTCCCTGGGAGGTCAGCCTacggccactaaaaaaaaataaagaaattgagTGAAATTCATGGAATTAACTTCTTTAACTTGTTTAGCACACTACTTTAGCCACTAGAGGCTAAGTCATTATCCATTAAGgctgaggaggagggagaagTTGTGTGTTACGCATTTCACATTGTACCAAAAGTATCTAACTTAAAACCTATAATGTGAAAAACTCCTATAtcatttcataatattcagtcAACAGAAGCTGGTGATGACTTATTTAACACCAAATAAAAGCACAGAAATTATGACAAACTGACTTTTGTCATCAAAGTACCTATTGTCAGGCCCTCACCTCTCTGAACGAGGCTGTGAGCTCCTACAGTTTGTGCAGCATATAACATTTACACCCAGGTCTAATTGACATGAAGACACCACCAGACCTGAGCACCCAGAGCTAAAAAAAGGCTAATCCAAaagttaaacattaaatatatGGCAATTCCTTATGTTTcagaaggcacactttttaaTTAGACAATTTCCAAAGTGTGCTAACAGAACTGGTAATAAGACTTGTGGGTAGGAAATGTGTGTTCCTTAAAAACAAGTGGATTAGACCAAGGATTTGAGGAGAGCCATGAGATAAAGACAAACACATTCGTCATGTTTGCATCTCTAATCAACATCCTGACTTCTGACTttattctaaattaaaaaaacatgaatgtttAAATGACATACACGATACTCTTCACATTCCTGTTTCTGTTAGAGAATAGTCTGATTAATGACACCACAGACCACATACCTCTAGATCATTGAGCACAATTTTTGGTGCTCACACAGAGCCCTAATTACATCCATATTCAACAGAACATATTATTGCTTAAGTTATCTTCAAAAGCATATTTTTGCCTGCGGCCATTCTGTTCTGttgaataagctggagtttaGGTTATGAATGGTTAAGCATCAGGGTGTCACAAGATACAATGGAAACTGGGAGAAGATTATAGTGTGATGAAAGTGCATACATGTTGTGTTCAGCTAAATCCAATattcaaaattaattaattcctTGCTCATAACTTTCAGGTTCTAGTGTTTAAAGTGTGTCCATGGCAGTTGTGTCAATTAGAATATTACTCTTGGTATCCAATGGTGCAGAACAAAAAGATAACcagtaaataaatgacaaattGCATCACCTACATCAGAGGAGCTCTAAATTTGGAACGTAACATGTTCAGAAATGCAGTGAACAGCTCTGACTGATCTCTCTATATCAATCAATACTAAGGCAATTTTTCTGGGATCGGCACATGTGCAATACTAACTTGGTAACCCAGAAgcattttttccaatttttaacCATGAGAAAAATACCTAGAAGCTGTAAATAGTACAGGACACAAGGCAATAAAGAAAAAGCAAACAGAGCAGGCAGTTGCAGCCTTTAGTACATCATCCCTCCTCCAAAAGAGTTAAAGAAAAACTTGTTTAACCAAACAGATACTTTTCAAAtttcaattacaaaaacatgttAATTGCAAATTACACAGAtttaaagttgtttttattattttcaggtAAACACACTTACCCATTGGGATCCTTCTCGATCATCTTCAGTAGCTCAAGGGCCTGGAGCACCTTGCGAGCCACATTCTTTGAGCCTACGCTGTAGTGGGCAGGGCACACGCCGTTTCTATTGCGGCCACCATAGATCTTTGTCATGGAGCCAACACCAGCACCACCTCTGAGATACAGGTGGCGAACTGTGGATGCTGTGGGAGGACAGAATGACATTGTTTTGGACTTACACTCACAAAACAGTAAACTGGCTTCAACATGAAACAAGTCAGATTTGAATTAGTATTCTTTGGCGTCagtacaaaagaaaaacgcaTACAGCCTTGTCTTAATTCTGAAGCTGGGTGGCTGCTCGCCCGGTCTCTCGTCCTATGTCTATATCCCAACTGTGCAGAGCCGCAGACTGCTTTGATGGGGAGCCCGTACGTTTTGTTTAATATGGAACAGCACATTAAAAATATGTCCAGCTCCTCTGCCCACTGCCCTCCTACTCTCAAACCATGAGAAGCTGAGACAGAATCCTTTTTCTTCTAATGATAATTATCAAAACAGGCTGTGATAGTTATCTGTGCCGCCCGACTGACCCACCCCCACAGTGCACATCTCATCGGTCAGCAGCTCCCCTCACAGCAGCACCAGAACATTGCAGTGACCAGTCTCATAAAACTCTCCCAAAGCCActcaaccattttttttttttaaattaacacaTTTGAATAgtatgcagtgtaattcaaaaCACTGTTGAGACAAGGGGGTGCCTCCACTTTTAAATGCACTGTTTTACATTGCACTGCATTTTTTTGAAatcttttgtaattttgtacaGATTTATGTTGGACTGTAAACAGGCtggcctttttattttgtacatttctatatttttattttgcttgttCAATTACTCATTAGTCgactaatggaaaaaaaaaaaaaaaagaaaatcgccAGATTCATCGttttaaaaataattgtttACCCCCAGCCCTAGATTTCAATATATTAAAACAGTCAATGCCTCCCCAGTGTTTCAACAATTTACTTTAATTACAGAAATTTCTTCCTCAAAAACAAGCAGACAGCAGTTCCTAGATTTCAATTTCATTGCATCCTCGATTTGCTGTGTTCCTAAATCAGTGTTCTGATTAATTTGGGGGATATGTGCTACCCATTACATGGCAACAAGTTACTGCCAACATGCAGTCACAacgttgttgctgttgttgcaAATAGTTGCAGTGCCGACGTGATTCGTTTTGTGTTTTATGCAGAATCCTCACATGcgctcatgttttttttaatgcatgaaAAGGGTTGACATCAGCTATACATCACTACACTATGATTCAGACAGCATTTGAAAGGAATACCACTAATTAACAGAGAGCCTTGCACGCTTTAGCCTTTTTGACAAATACAGACCTCTATGGCACTAAATTAGTTTGTTCAGTCCTGTCTGAATGGACTACAACTTCACATGGAACCCTATTCAATCTCCAAATAAAAAGCAAACATGCAAATATTGTAAAAGTAAGCCACTTTGGAAAACTTATGACTTAAACCCTACATAAAAAGGGTGATAAAGAGACCGACGTGAttcgttttgttttttatgcagAATCCTCACATGCgctcatgtttttttatgtatgaAAAGGGTTGATGACATCAGCTATACATCACTATACTATGATTCAGACAGCATTTGAAAGGATTACCACTAATTATCAGGTGCATAAACAGAAAGCCTTGCACACTTTAGCCTTTGACAAATTCAGACACCTCTATGGCACTAAATTAGTTTGTTCAGTCCTGTCTGAACCATATTCAATCTCCAAATAAAAAGCAAACATGCAAATATTGTAAAAGTAAGCCACTTTGGAAACCGTATGACTTAtaacaggggtcaccaatcctggtcctcgagggccggtgtgctgcatgtttcgctgcttcattgcaccgtgataaaagtgactgttaagagaattgtgcagacctcaatgacaaactgatgacgatgattaattagaatcaagtgtgttaaagcagagaaaactctaaaacatgcaggacaccggccctcgaggaccaggattggtgaccccagACTTGTAACAAACCCTACATAAAAAGGGGGGGTAAAGAGAGACTTCTCTTTGCAGTTTTGAACTATTTCTAAACATGGCCATACAAAACAGACAAGACTTAAATGAAGTGATATCAGGACTCACCAGCTCTGATGTAGAACCAGTTTTCATCACTGGGAGCCAGCTCCTTGTGCTTGCCCAGCTTGACCAGGTCCACCCAGTCAGGGACCTTTAGCTTTCCTGACCTGCAGGCAGGAGCATCAGCATACAATCAATGGTCAGTCTTTCTACATTTTAATTATGAAAACCAGCCCTAAGACATAAATTcataggcagtactcgagttgaggagggatggcatcccccctgaaataaaaacggtcaaaatcatccccctttccatcccttatgtaattttatcaatgaatgtggtattgctatttcaacatttagtcatcaccagaaaaataacttatttgacaattttcacctgtttcaagtggattttcacttgaaataagtagaaaaatctgccagtgggacaagatttatcttattacaagcaaaaaaatattgttccactggcagatgtttctacttatttcaagtgaaaatctacttgaaacaggagaaaattgttgttttttccagtgatgagtcttgttttaagtgtaataagatttttttactaaaatgagacatttcatgtatttgatgtaagcccagtggatatttaaagcttacagaaggctgcatttaactgctgctatgtcattcctgcagtattttggtcagtgctattatttgtaatatattatttgtaatcagcacaaattatctgtccccatgtgataaaatccaccatcccccctgattttttttttttacaactcgagtactgttcaTAGGTGTAGGTTATGTAGGGAAAAAATACATGTTACTAACTTTTTCAGGAATGCCGCCAAGGCACGGACAAACTCCTGCTGGTTGACGTCTTTCACTGTAACGCCAGGCATCTAAAATAACACGGAATagtttgaaaatataaatacaacagTAATAACAACGATGCCGATGACAGTTTCAATTTACTCCAGCACACATTGAACATAAATCTAAATAAAAGCCGCACTCTGGCGGGATACGGTAGTTATATCATACATAATTAAAATACAGTTGTAATATTAGACGGCAGTAACTGAAATGCTGATTAAAAAGCTTTAACACCAAGAGAATGAGCCGGCATGAGAGCTTAGCATGTGCATGCTGTCTTTAGTGTGGTCGCCGCTACAGTGTATTCAAACCTAAATTCATGCAATTATTACTTCACAACTTAACGACTGAATGATCAAGTCTGTTATAACTTTACGTATTTTAGCACGTCCGCGACGTGGAACACCAAATAAAAAGCTAAGAGTTACTTGCTAACAGGCCGTAGCGAGGAAGCATGGGGGCGGCCATTACGGATGGCGCTGTAGCAGGAGCCGACAGTCGAATAAAATgctttttaaatcaaaatcaaCCCGAAAAAGCAGCCCCGAGGCTCAATGCCTGGAAAAATGTGAACTTTATATCTATATCGGCAATgctgtgaggaaaaaaagtatAAGATCTGGAGCAATTTATTGCTAAAAGGGCGAGAAAAGGAGGATAGCGTTTTACCTTGCTTGTGAACAGCGAAGGGAAGAGGGAGGAACGGGGTTTCCAACCCTAGTTAAAACGGGCAAATCCTGTTCGTTCTCGCGAGAGCACAGCCCTCTTCTCCCTCTCTCGAGTCACTCACAAGTCACATTTACACTAATTTTACTTTAGTGTGTTTCTCTTCACCTTTGAACAggaaacatacaggactgtctcagaaaattagaatattgtgaaaaagttctttattttctg
Coding sequences within it:
- the rps19 gene encoding 40S ribosomal protein S19, encoding MPGVTVKDVNQQEFVRALAAFLKKSGKLKVPDWVDLVKLGKHKELAPSDENWFYIRAASTVRHLYLRGGAGVGSMTKIYGGRNRNGVCPAHYSVGSKNVARKVLQALELLKMIEKDPNGGRRLTSQGTRDLDRIAGQVAAANKKTA